The Geotalea uraniireducens Rf4 genome window below encodes:
- a CDS encoding MATE family efflux transporter: protein MYGVWLILTTVLSFAQLGLTGVTVGVVKLVAEEYGKNNIADIEKYVATSLSALFVLGSLFLGISLCFDTEIVRLIGLSGSNAILGMRYLPYIAILSMYIFAYEVINATLSGLGRIDIANYSQTLIQAIPLVIAIPLLMLNVSEIMSMLIAHTAAYIIISITNIYKIKTLVTLKILSMSNISYFHFRKLLKYSGSIFVSSVASLLFFPLSKIIVSRQLGVSIVPLYEVAYRASSQLMTVYSMGLRALTPEISRLSGISDKSNDNKINSINAKAYKLTILGGTITCALVYVFAELIFRLWLSKSFNAEIVTCFRIMLGGTLACIVTLVPYYNLIGRGSINPVVIYHCISPIISISMIITLTKTTEITLNGIALSNTLGLTAGTIFLIWATVKSNHKINKQINQTPIIE, encoded by the coding sequence ATGTATGGTGTATGGTTGATTTTGACTACGGTGTTGTCATTTGCACAATTAGGTCTGACCGGAGTTACAGTTGGAGTAGTTAAGCTGGTTGCTGAAGAATATGGGAAAAATAATATTGCTGATATTGAAAAATATGTCGCAACATCGTTATCGGCACTATTTGTTCTAGGTTCGTTATTTCTTGGCATTTCCTTATGTTTCGATACTGAAATTGTTAGATTGATAGGTCTGTCTGGCTCCAATGCAATACTTGGTATGAGATACCTGCCATATATCGCAATATTGAGTATGTATATTTTTGCATATGAGGTAATTAATGCAACACTTTCCGGTTTAGGACGAATAGATATTGCAAACTATTCACAGACTCTGATACAAGCAATTCCATTAGTGATTGCAATACCACTATTAATGCTTAATGTTTCTGAGATAATGAGCATGCTAATAGCTCATACAGCTGCATATATTATAATATCAATAACTAACATATATAAAATTAAAACATTGGTAACGTTGAAGATATTATCAATGAGCAACATATCATACTTTCACTTTAGAAAGTTATTGAAATATAGTGGCTCAATATTTGTGAGTTCAGTAGCGTCACTGTTATTTTTCCCATTATCAAAAATAATAGTATCAAGACAATTAGGAGTATCAATAGTCCCGCTATATGAAGTTGCATACAGGGCCAGCTCACAGCTAATGACAGTATATTCGATGGGATTACGCGCATTGACACCTGAAATAAGCAGGCTCAGCGGTATTTCAGATAAATCTAATGATAATAAGATCAATAGTATAAATGCTAAGGCTTATAAACTAACTATATTGGGTGGAACTATAACATGTGCACTAGTATATGTATTTGCTGAGTTGATATTTAGATTATGGCTATCAAAAAGCTTTAATGCCGAAATTGTGACATGTTTCAGAATCATGTTAGGTGGAACTCTAGCGTGTATAGTTACTCTTGTGCCATACTATAATTTAATTGGAAGAGGAAGTATTAACCCTGTTGTAATATACCACTGCATATCACCCATTATCAGCATCTCAATGATAATCACCCTTACAAAAACAACTGAAATAACATTAAACGGAATTGCTTTATCTAATACATTAGGATTAACCGCCGGTACGATATTTTTAATATGGGCTACAGTCAAATCAAATCACAAAATAAATAAACAGATCAATCAAACTCCAATAATAGAATGA
- a CDS encoding acyltransferase, giving the protein MSIENIKTYWLYLLGLPKTILFNVRYFPFMTAIKLPVFISHRVWLKTLKGTIELAEEKTGIVKIGFGEVAIFDSNSSRSIWHVSGKVSFKGRAIIGHGSKISVHGELILGDMFTISAESSIVVHKRITFGDNVMLSWEVLVMDTDLHEIYDMDNKLINAPREITVGDNVWIGCRSLVLKGSNIAHGVIIAAGTKVFGTIDDHNSIIGEKIPLLPIKNNVIWKR; this is encoded by the coding sequence GTGAGTATTGAAAACATAAAAACTTATTGGTTATACCTATTAGGATTACCTAAAACCATACTATTCAATGTCAGATACTTTCCATTTATGACCGCAATCAAGCTGCCAGTATTTATATCTCATCGTGTGTGGCTGAAGACATTGAAAGGAACGATTGAATTAGCAGAAGAAAAAACTGGTATAGTAAAAATAGGATTTGGCGAGGTTGCAATATTTGATTCTAATTCCTCACGCTCGATATGGCATGTATCAGGAAAAGTTAGTTTTAAAGGACGGGCAATTATCGGTCATGGCAGTAAAATTTCAGTCCATGGAGAATTGATTCTCGGTGATATGTTTACGATATCTGCTGAGAGTTCAATTGTTGTTCATAAACGTATAACCTTTGGGGATAATGTTATGCTGTCTTGGGAAGTTCTTGTTATGGATACCGATTTACACGAAATATACGATATGGATAATAAACTTATTAATGCCCCTCGTGAAATTACTGTCGGAGACAACGTTTGGATAGGTTGTCGATCTTTAGTCCTCAAAGGGTCAAATATAGCACATGGTGTGATAATAGCAGCAGGAACCAAGGTTTTCGGTACTATAGATGACCACAATTCAATTATTGGAGAGAAAATACCGCTTCTACCAATAAAAAATAATGTCATTTGGAAGAGATAA
- a CDS encoding NAD-dependent epimerase: MKILITGIAGFIGMHVALRLLERGDEIVGIDNLNDYYDVGLKRARLEHLKQYGSVRFVEMDLADAPRLAELFAAEKFRRVVHLAAQAGVRYSLQNPRAYIDSNIVGFLNVLEGCRHHPVEHLVYASSSSVYGANTRMPFSVHHNVDHPVSLYAATKKANELMAHTYSHLYGIPTTGLRFFTVYGPWGRPDMAYFSFTQKIIAGKAINVFNNGNMLRDFTYIDDIVEGVVRVLDRFPSPNPSWSGDSPDPASSQAPYLIYNIGNNSPVELGVFIEVLEECLGQKAVKNYLPMQPGDVPATYADVDDLITDVGFAPVTAIKEGIGKFVDWYKGYHLL; this comes from the coding sequence ATGAAAATTCTTATTACCGGAATTGCTGGTTTCATCGGCATGCATGTGGCCTTACGCCTGTTGGAGCGTGGCGATGAGATTGTCGGCATTGATAATCTTAACGACTACTACGATGTCGGGCTGAAGCGAGCCCGACTTGAACACCTGAAGCAGTACGGCTCCGTGCGCTTTGTTGAAATGGATCTCGCTGATGCTCCGCGACTGGCGGAACTGTTTGCTGCAGAAAAGTTTCGACGCGTCGTTCATCTGGCTGCCCAGGCGGGCGTCAGATATTCGTTACAGAATCCCCGTGCCTACATCGACAGCAATATCGTCGGGTTTCTTAACGTGCTGGAAGGGTGCCGGCATCATCCCGTGGAGCATCTGGTCTATGCGAGCAGCTCCAGCGTTTATGGCGCCAATACCCGCATGCCGTTTTCGGTGCATCATAATGTGGATCATCCCGTCTCGCTGTATGCCGCCACCAAAAAAGCCAACGAACTGATGGCACACACCTATAGTCATCTGTATGGAATACCCACGACGGGTTTGAGGTTTTTTACGGTCTATGGTCCTTGGGGGCGACCTGACATGGCCTATTTCAGCTTTACGCAGAAGATCATTGCCGGTAAGGCGATCAATGTTTTCAACAACGGCAATATGCTGAGAGATTTCACCTATATCGACGATATCGTCGAAGGGGTTGTGCGGGTGCTGGACCGGTTTCCTTCACCCAACCCCTCCTGGAGCGGTGATTCTCCCGATCCGGCGTCAAGTCAGGCGCCATACCTGATTTATAACATAGGGAACAATAGTCCGGTTGAGCTAGGCGTGTTCATCGAGGTACTTGAGGAATGTCTGGGGCAAAAAGCGGTCAAAAATTATCTCCCCATGCAACCGGGTGATGTGCCGGCGACCTATGCTGATGTGGATGATCTTATTACGGACGTAGGATTCGCGCCTGTTACTGCGATAAAGGAAGGAATCGGTAAGTTCGTGGATTGGTACAAGGGATACCACTTGCTTTGA
- a CDS encoding glycosyltransferase family 4 protein codes for MKPFKADLHLHSSHSNKPTYWAMRKFNVPESYTSPQHLYRIARDRGMDYVTITDHNSITGALEIAHLPNTFVSSEITAHFPENGCKVHVVVLNISEYNFYDIMALRKNVYELVAYLNREEIAHFLAHPIYAQNDKLTAEIIEKCLLLFTTFEVKNGCRARRFNGFTTRLISTLTEERIEHLADKHALQPYGSCPWKKGKVGGSDDHGGLFIARAHTVVAGGESVNAFLTAVRNGDTWAEGEDGGPLTMAHSLYGITYSYYKERFGERRRSATPFVSALLDRFFNLGTDKLSFIEKVRLFVRKNLPESRNATGRSFEEILDSEARQLLNDTEFVASIKDVDHNRKIFAVTSRLANRILFHYTRRLMSLPGNAGFFDYLNTIGTIGLVHLLISPYYLAFHHQHKSKELMQELSKQLPDRATRQPAEKIALFTDTLDEINGVAITIRRLISTARNRGIELTVITAGNSTDDEMVGVKKFAAVGDFVLPEYPELKLSFPPILDVMDFIEREGFTSIHVSTPGTVGLLGLLIARMMDIPLAGTYHTDIPQYVRCLTNDEFLEQAAWSYMVWFYNQMEEVMVPSVGTREQLLARGLPANKMKPLPRWVDTDQFTPAGKTPRYWEDRGLTGAVKLIYVGRVSREKSLELLTEAFRELVDTGADVGLVIIGDGPYRQEMETALATYPALFTGYLHGEELQRGYASADLFVFPSATDTFGNVVLEAQASGLPVIVSNAGGPRELMVEGETGAVFQAGSKDDLIAAIRRLTASRRLLAEMGEKARTFTLQKAPSVDETYSTILHTGAAAIMTDEHQAPAGAA; via the coding sequence ATGAAACCATTTAAAGCAGATCTTCATCTTCACTCCAGCCACTCCAACAAGCCGACCTACTGGGCGATGCGCAAGTTCAACGTCCCCGAAAGCTACACCTCGCCCCAGCACCTCTATCGAATCGCCCGTGATCGCGGCATGGATTACGTCACCATTACCGACCATAACTCGATCACCGGGGCTCTGGAGATCGCCCACCTTCCGAATACTTTCGTCAGTTCGGAAATTACAGCCCATTTTCCGGAAAACGGTTGCAAAGTTCATGTGGTCGTCCTGAACATCAGCGAATACAATTTTTACGACATCATGGCCTTGCGGAAAAATGTCTACGAACTTGTCGCCTATCTGAATCGGGAAGAGATCGCCCATTTTCTCGCCCATCCGATCTACGCCCAGAACGATAAATTGACCGCGGAAATCATCGAAAAATGTCTGCTCCTCTTCACCACCTTCGAGGTGAAGAACGGCTGCCGAGCTCGACGTTTCAACGGTTTTACGACGCGTCTCATTTCAACACTGACCGAGGAACGTATCGAGCATCTGGCCGACAAGCACGCCCTGCAACCCTACGGCTCATGCCCCTGGAAAAAAGGGAAAGTCGGGGGATCAGACGATCACGGCGGTCTGTTTATCGCCCGGGCCCATACGGTTGTCGCCGGAGGAGAGTCGGTCAACGCATTTCTTACGGCCGTGCGCAACGGAGATACGTGGGCGGAAGGCGAGGACGGCGGGCCGCTCACCATGGCCCACAGCCTGTACGGTATCACCTACAGTTATTACAAGGAGCGTTTCGGCGAGCGGCGGCGCAGTGCAACCCCCTTTGTCAGCGCTTTGTTGGACCGTTTCTTCAACCTGGGCACAGACAAGTTATCTTTTATCGAAAAAGTCAGGCTGTTCGTCCGCAAAAACCTTCCGGAGTCCCGCAACGCAACCGGCAGGAGTTTCGAAGAGATCCTCGACAGCGAAGCCAGGCAGCTGCTTAACGATACCGAGTTCGTGGCGAGCATCAAGGATGTCGACCATAACCGGAAGATTTTTGCCGTGACAAGTCGCCTGGCAAACCGGATTCTCTTCCATTACACGAGGCGTCTCATGTCGTTGCCCGGCAATGCCGGGTTCTTCGACTATCTCAACACCATCGGCACAATCGGCCTGGTGCATCTTCTTATCTCCCCCTACTACCTTGCCTTTCACCACCAGCACAAAAGCAAGGAACTGATGCAGGAACTTTCGAAGCAACTCCCCGATCGCGCCACCCGGCAGCCGGCTGAAAAGATCGCCCTGTTCACCGACACGCTCGACGAAATCAACGGCGTGGCCATAACGATCCGGCGCCTCATCAGCACGGCCCGGAACAGGGGGATCGAACTGACGGTGATAACGGCGGGGAACTCTACCGATGATGAGATGGTAGGCGTAAAAAAATTCGCCGCTGTCGGCGACTTTGTCCTGCCGGAATACCCTGAACTGAAACTCAGCTTCCCACCAATCCTCGACGTGATGGATTTCATCGAGAGAGAGGGATTTACCTCCATCCACGTCAGCACGCCCGGCACGGTTGGGCTGCTCGGGCTGCTGATCGCCCGCATGATGGACATTCCCCTGGCCGGCACCTATCACACCGACATACCGCAGTACGTGCGCTGCCTGACCAATGACGAATTCCTGGAACAGGCCGCCTGGAGCTACATGGTCTGGTTCTACAATCAGATGGAAGAGGTCATGGTTCCTTCGGTGGGAACGAGGGAGCAACTGCTCGCCCGCGGCCTGCCGGCCAACAAGATGAAGCCGCTCCCCCGCTGGGTGGACACCGACCAGTTCACTCCGGCCGGGAAAACCCCGCGCTACTGGGAGGACCGTGGTCTGACCGGTGCTGTAAAGCTGATTTACGTGGGGCGCGTCTCGCGGGAAAAGTCTCTAGAACTCCTAACCGAGGCTTTTCGCGAGTTGGTCGACACCGGTGCGGATGTGGGCCTCGTCATAATTGGCGACGGTCCCTATCGTCAGGAGATGGAGACAGCCCTCGCGACCTATCCGGCGCTGTTCACCGGTTATCTGCACGGGGAAGAGCTGCAACGCGGCTATGCATCGGCTGATCTTTTCGTCTTTCCCAGCGCAACCGACACGTTCGGCAATGTCGTTCTGGAGGCGCAGGCCTCCGGCCTGCCCGTGATCGTATCCAACGCCGGCGGCCCACGTGAACTTATGGTCGAAGGGGAAACAGGAGCGGTCTTCCAGGCGGGCAGCAAGGACGATCTTATCGCCGCCATCAGGCGCTTGACTGCGAGTCGCCGGCTGCTGGCCGAAATGGGGGAAAAGGCCCGCACGTTCACCCTGCAGAAGGCGCCGAGCGTGGACGAAACCTACAGCACCATTTTGCACACAGGCGCTGCAGCGATTATGACTGACGAACATCAGGCGCCAGCAGGCGCAGCATAA
- a CDS encoding YdcF family protein — MEIRKRWTLNVIVTFWLMLSGMALLSYYLRYADEPVRSDVIVLFVGDEWMARQKEAAKLLTDGYARCLIIPAYNRLTYLDSNGIMFPIEYNYLPGNSVYLLRKNHNYPTYYENTHFELLEARRIMEKLGFKSALIVSSPYHMRRIKIIAETVFKDVPKTIAYIPTSFEKHHCNIIGAISWNMEWIFGEIIKIMWFVTYKH; from the coding sequence ATGGAAATCAGGAAAAGATGGACTCTCAACGTAATCGTAACATTTTGGTTGATGCTGTCAGGAATGGCTTTGCTGTCATACTACCTGAGATATGCCGATGAGCCGGTCAGATCGGACGTCATTGTACTTTTTGTCGGGGATGAATGGATGGCGCGACAAAAAGAAGCCGCCAAGCTACTCACTGACGGCTATGCCCGATGCCTTATTATTCCTGCATATAATAGGCTAACATATTTAGACAGTAACGGTATCATGTTCCCCATTGAGTATAACTACCTGCCCGGGAATAGCGTCTATCTGCTAAGGAAGAACCATAATTATCCAACATACTATGAAAACACTCACTTTGAACTGCTTGAAGCTCGCAGAATCATGGAGAAATTAGGCTTCAAGTCAGCACTCATTGTCAGTTCGCCATATCATATGAGAAGAATAAAAATAATTGCTGAAACAGTTTTTAAGGATGTACCGAAAACAATAGCATATATTCCCACAAGTTTTGAAAAACATCATTGCAATATTATAGGGGCGATAAGTTGGAATATGGAGTGGATATTTGGCGAAATTATTAAAATAATGTGGTTTGTAACATACAAACATTAA
- a CDS encoding O-antigen ligase family protein produces the protein MLITFLIIFLLREFFWLLPQQLIVLPNVIRISDIGILLMAGTTLFVVVANSAKIKFIKSSFTLIILSFILLSFLNVYFSNSYYQQPITEGLRAIRSNLYYLIFFVVIFTLDNKEKLMKFLRWLTVLCLLLVAVTFLQYAMPSASIFHVDNSAMFKQRFGFYRLINPGLDLVMLAYFITIARFIQSGVPCRLLCLMSGIIFTTQFFLSQTRGYLLSFPLAMMISMTVTGKFRWLVITVWCFAMGVGALQMTGLVTQQKHENFVTRLIESSITETLSRKGNVGIRYETAKAYWNYAMQHPITGTGIISPLSEIARKLKYPILRTDLGYVIMFSQYGLLGIAWLIWLSLTYFKKVAFVYRRIHDDELKAIVLGLMSHFIFMLISFITLPHFILATMIVTVAINIAILEIIHRLTVDAALQEEQLHASY, from the coding sequence ATGTTAATCACATTTTTAATAATATTCTTACTTAGAGAGTTCTTCTGGCTATTACCTCAGCAGCTTATAGTATTGCCAAATGTAATCCGCATCAGTGATATTGGGATATTGCTGATGGCAGGTACCACACTTTTTGTCGTTGTGGCAAATTCCGCAAAGATCAAGTTTATAAAATCCTCGTTTACCTTGATTATTCTCAGCTTTATACTGCTGAGTTTTCTGAATGTTTATTTCAGTAACAGCTATTACCAGCAGCCGATTACAGAAGGATTGCGGGCAATTCGCAGCAATTTATACTATTTAATTTTCTTTGTTGTCATATTTACTTTGGATAACAAAGAAAAACTTATGAAGTTTTTGAGATGGCTTACCGTTTTATGTTTGTTGCTAGTAGCAGTTACTTTTTTGCAGTATGCAATGCCAAGCGCGTCCATATTTCACGTTGATAATTCAGCTATGTTCAAACAGAGATTTGGTTTTTATCGTCTGATTAATCCCGGCCTTGATCTGGTAATGCTTGCATATTTTATTACCATTGCCAGATTCATACAATCCGGGGTTCCTTGCAGGTTGCTCTGCCTGATGTCAGGAATCATTTTCACTACTCAATTCTTCCTCAGTCAGACCCGCGGATATTTGTTGAGTTTTCCGCTTGCGATGATGATTTCAATGACCGTGACCGGCAAATTTCGCTGGCTTGTAATCACCGTGTGGTGCTTCGCGATGGGAGTTGGCGCCTTGCAGATGACAGGTCTGGTTACCCAGCAAAAACACGAAAATTTTGTTACCAGACTGATCGAATCAAGCATAACGGAAACCTTAAGCAGAAAAGGAAATGTAGGCATAAGGTACGAAACAGCAAAGGCTTATTGGAATTATGCCATGCAGCATCCTATTACCGGCACTGGAATAATCAGCCCCTTAAGTGAGATAGCCAGGAAGCTCAAATATCCGATTCTAAGAACAGATTTGGGCTATGTCATAATGTTTTCCCAGTACGGTCTGCTAGGCATTGCTTGGCTGATCTGGTTAAGTCTGACTTATTTCAAGAAAGTTGCTTTCGTTTACCGGCGGATTCATGATGATGAATTAAAGGCCATTGTCTTAGGCTTGATGTCCCATTTCATTTTCATGCTGATCTCATTCATTACTTTGCCTCATTTTATCCTGGCAACAATGATCGTTACTGTTGCGATCAATATCGCCATACTGGAAATCATTCACAGGTTGACCGTTGATGCCGCGTTGCAGGAGGAACAGTTACATGCCTCATACTGA
- a CDS encoding IPTL-CTERM sorting domain-containing protein — MRRYRRVIFGIFLTLTVACPAMTVCAVAADLKKAPPGIAERLDQGATQKLIVLFDDSAIEREVAANRSRTGIEHDDDAILAFRASRYRELKSRAEPAELSGEVETVKDYSHLPMSFKRFKNRRSLEKFLALPEVTAVYENRPIYPTLAQSLPLIKQPATAGLGLTGSGATVAVIDTGINYTLAAFGSCTAPGTPAGCRIAASVDITGNNVTLNTDPNGHGTNVAGIVSGVAPGARIAAINAFTGGASSIALIIDGINWAIANRSAYNIVAINMSLGDGAKYTAPCGNSHTNPFVTPVNNARAVGILPVAASGNEGYSNGIASPACTPGVASVGAVYDANVGGRQWSTCTDSTTAADQVACFSNSSSFVTMLSPGAIITAAGIGMGGTSQASPHVAGAAAVFRSAFAGETPDQTLARLTGSGVPVTDPRNGVVKPRLNLLAALGAPINDNFSARQALSGDTGQLTGNNANATVEPAEPAHAGNSGGRSVWWSWTPSVSGPVAIDTQGSSFDTLLAVYTGTGVTALTPIAANDNDGAPGNTSGLSFVAQAGIEYLIAVDGFNGAFGSTVLNWGQAPSADLFVTMTGSPDPLAPGETLTYSISVANRGPATAVNTTLTDTLPTGVSVVSTSAGCTTAGGIVTCNLGSMASATAVGLQIAVSPASAGTLTNTVNVASDTYELAPADNSAGIATTVSLPPPAVPALSPWGIALAACLLSGWQQHRKRRKPN, encoded by the coding sequence ATGAGACGCTATCGACGGGTTATTTTCGGCATATTCCTGACGCTGACCGTCGCATGTCCCGCCATGACGGTCTGCGCCGTCGCAGCCGACCTGAAAAAAGCGCCGCCCGGCATAGCAGAGCGCCTGGATCAAGGCGCCACCCAGAAACTGATCGTCCTGTTCGATGACAGCGCCATTGAGCGGGAAGTTGCTGCAAACCGAAGCCGGACAGGCATTGAACATGATGATGACGCCATTCTGGCATTCAGAGCTTCGCGTTACAGGGAGCTGAAAAGCCGGGCAGAGCCTGCGGAGCTGAGCGGCGAGGTCGAAACGGTCAAAGACTACAGTCATCTGCCGATGTCATTCAAGCGTTTCAAAAACCGCCGTTCGCTGGAGAAATTCCTGGCTCTCCCTGAGGTGACGGCGGTCTACGAGAACCGGCCGATTTACCCGACCCTCGCCCAGAGCCTGCCGTTAATCAAACAGCCGGCAACAGCCGGTCTGGGGCTGACCGGGAGCGGCGCCACAGTGGCGGTAATCGATACGGGCATCAACTATACCCTGGCCGCTTTCGGTTCCTGCACGGCGCCGGGGACCCCCGCCGGCTGCCGGATAGCCGCCTCGGTGGACATTACCGGCAACAACGTTACCCTGAACACCGACCCAAACGGCCATGGCACCAACGTGGCGGGGATTGTCTCAGGAGTGGCGCCGGGCGCCCGGATTGCCGCGATCAACGCCTTTACCGGCGGCGCGTCTTCCATCGCCTTGATCATTGACGGCATCAACTGGGCCATAGCCAACCGGAGCGCCTATAACATCGTCGCCATCAACATGAGTCTGGGGGACGGCGCCAAATATACGGCTCCCTGCGGCAACAGCCACACAAACCCCTTCGTCACCCCGGTGAATAACGCCCGGGCCGTCGGCATCCTTCCGGTGGCCGCGTCGGGCAACGAGGGGTACTCGAACGGCATTGCCAGTCCGGCCTGCACTCCGGGGGTCGCCTCTGTGGGGGCTGTCTACGACGCCAATGTCGGCGGGCGGCAGTGGTCAACATGTACCGACAGTACCACCGCAGCCGATCAGGTCGCCTGTTTCTCCAACAGCTCCAGCTTCGTGACCATGCTATCCCCCGGCGCGATCATCACCGCCGCCGGCATCGGCATGGGTGGTACATCACAGGCATCACCCCATGTGGCAGGGGCAGCCGCAGTATTCCGCTCGGCTTTTGCCGGCGAGACCCCGGATCAGACGCTCGCGCGCCTGACCGGCAGCGGTGTGCCCGTCACCGACCCGCGTAACGGCGTCGTCAAGCCGCGCCTCAACCTGCTGGCCGCCTTGGGAGCGCCCATCAACGACAACTTTTCCGCACGCCAGGCGCTCAGCGGCGACACCGGCCAGCTCACCGGCAACAACGCCAACGCCACCGTCGAGCCGGCCGAACCGGCCCACGCTGGCAACAGCGGCGGCAGATCGGTCTGGTGGAGTTGGACGCCTTCCGTTTCCGGTCCGGTTGCAATTGATACACAAGGAAGCAGCTTCGATACCCTGTTGGCGGTCTACACCGGTACGGGCGTTACCGCCCTCACCCCCATTGCAGCAAACGACAACGACGGCGCCCCGGGAAACACCAGCGGCCTCTCCTTTGTTGCCCAGGCGGGAATAGAGTACCTCATTGCCGTGGACGGCTTCAACGGAGCCTTCGGCAGCACGGTCCTCAACTGGGGGCAGGCCCCCAGCGCCGATCTGTTCGTTACCATGACCGGCTCACCCGACCCGCTGGCGCCGGGTGAGACCCTGACCTACTCCATCTCGGTGGCAAACAGGGGACCGGCAACCGCCGTCAACACGACCCTGACCGATACCCTGCCGACTGGGGTGAGCGTCGTCTCTACCTCTGCCGGCTGCACGACGGCAGGTGGGATCGTCACCTGCAACCTCGGCAGCATGGCAAGCGCCACCGCCGTCGGCCTCCAGATTGCCGTTTCGCCCGCCTCAGCCGGGACATTGACCAACACCGTGAACGTTGCTTCAGATACCTACGAGCTCGCCCCTGCCGACAATTCAGCCGGCATCGCCACAACGGTTTCGCTTCCGCCGCCGGCAGTTCCGGCGCTCTCCCCTTGGGGGATTGCGCTGGCCGCCTGCCTGCTCTCAGGCTGGCAGCAGCATCGAAAACGGCGCAAACCCAATTAG
- the xrtH gene encoding exosortase H — protein MNRKRGFKSWRAGSGAPSGQSVIDVRFAVTFGICCILLYTLATWLPESLFEPLNRHTARMSACCLGPFGIHPALQGLTLSQDGFAVRVITECSVLYMGILFFSFVIAYPISLSRKLIGLALGIPVLHAGNILRIAAVFAIGLRKQNLFEFVHVYLGQVLMVLFVLAVCMAWLRAASPAAPRFTPAAFPVRFVAFSAIPFLVWLAINKEYVRLTDHLVTALFALFDYRLEIPYQHEIYYQTFNVVTFVGLVLASRHRVMQRKLTALAAGLAAIVGIQVMFRICNVMMTAFHNEPAIRLSMGISLVGQYLAPVLLWLLMLRGEPGAKGGRQAPE, from the coding sequence ATGAACCGGAAAAGGGGCTTTAAATCGTGGCGGGCCGGCAGCGGAGCACCATCCGGTCAGTCCGTCATCGACGTCAGGTTTGCCGTCACATTCGGCATCTGCTGTATTTTGCTCTATACCCTCGCCACCTGGCTGCCCGAATCCCTGTTTGAGCCGTTAAACCGCCATACCGCCCGCATGTCTGCCTGTTGCCTGGGACCATTCGGCATCCATCCGGCCCTCCAGGGGCTCACCCTCAGCCAGGACGGCTTTGCGGTCAGGGTCATCACGGAATGCTCGGTCCTCTACATGGGGATACTGTTCTTCTCCTTCGTCATTGCCTACCCGATATCCCTGAGCCGGAAGCTTATCGGCCTGGCTCTCGGGATACCGGTTCTCCATGCGGGCAACATCCTGCGCATTGCCGCGGTGTTCGCCATCGGCCTGCGAAAGCAGAATCTCTTCGAATTCGTCCATGTCTATCTCGGGCAGGTCCTGATGGTCCTGTTCGTCCTTGCCGTCTGCATGGCATGGCTGCGAGCAGCATCGCCGGCCGCTCCACGGTTCACGCCTGCCGCTTTTCCGGTCCGTTTCGTTGCTTTTTCCGCCATTCCCTTTCTTGTATGGCTTGCGATCAACAAGGAGTACGTCAGGCTGACCGATCACCTGGTTACGGCTCTATTCGCTCTGTTCGACTATCGTCTCGAAATACCATACCAGCACGAGATTTATTATCAGACCTTCAACGTGGTGACCTTTGTCGGGCTTGTCCTGGCCAGCCGCCACCGCGTGATGCAGCGGAAACTCACGGCGCTGGCAGCGGGGCTGGCGGCCATCGTCGGCATACAGGTCATGTTCAGGATCTGCAATGTGATGATGACCGCCTTTCACAACGAACCCGCAATCAGGCTGTCAATGGGGATCAGTCTGGTCGGCCAGTACCTTGCGCCGGTCCTGCTCTGGCTGCTCATGCTGCGTGGCGAACCCGGGGCAAAGGGTGGGAGGCAGGCTCCCGAGTAA
- a CDS encoding SAP domain-containing protein, giving the protein MTFAEIKAIAKERGIKVGGVKKIDLVRSLQAQEGNEPCFATGRAAECGQLHCLWIKSCE; this is encoded by the coding sequence ATGACATTTGCAGAAATAAAAGCAATAGCCAAGGAACGGGGCATCAAGGTCGGCGGCGTGAAAAAGATCGATCTCGTCAGGTCACTCCAGGCCCAGGAGGGCAATGAACCCTGCTTTGCCACCGGCAGAGCTGCCGAATGCGGCCAGCTGCACTGCTTATGGATTAAATCCTGCGAATAG